The Paenibacillus sp. G2S3 region TGGCCTCAAAATGCGAGCTCGATAATGTATTACAACTATAAACATGCTATAGTGAAAAAATATTATGAAATACTGAGTAAGTTGCTATCAGTAAAGGGTAATTAAGAAGTAAATACAATTTATACGACAAAGGAGTCGCTACTATGGAACGGCCTAATGAGGTATTGTTTTATGTGGGAACGTATAACCCTGAAGGTGAAGAAGCTATTCTACTATGCTCACTTAGTCCTTCATCAGGTGAAATGAAGATTCTTGAGGGTACTAAGGGCATTGAGAATCCGTCGTTTTTAGCAGTGAACAGCACAGGCAGCGTGCTATATGCGGTTAGTGAGAAGGATGAGGGCGAGGTCTATGCTTATGCGATTGATCCTGTTACTAAAGCGCTGAGTCCACTTGGAAGTCGTCCTACGGAAGGTGGCGCTCCTTGTTATGTCTCGATCAGTCCTAAGCAAGATTACATATTCGTCTCTAACTATTCCGGTGGCAATGCCAACGTATTTCCTGTAAATGAGGATGGTTCGCTTCAGGTCATGTCTGACCAAGTGAAGCATGTAGGTTCTGGGGTTCGTGAAGACCGCCAGGAAGCTCCGCATCCGCACTCCGTTATTCCAGACGCAAGCGGCCAGCATATACTGGTTTGCGATTTGGGACTGGATCAAGTTTTGATCTATCGCCATGAGGAAGGTAAGCTGTCCAAGCATCGGGAGATTGATCTGCCACCAGGTTCAGGCCCCCGCCATCTGGCAGTACACCCTTCAGGACAATGGATTTATCTGGCGAATGAACTAAACTGTACAGTAACGGTATTTGCTAATGAGGAACAGAACGGAAACCTAAGCATTTTACAGCATGTTAGCACGCTTCCAGAGCAATATAATGCGGGTAGTGACGACACAGCTTCCGATATTCATGTATCACCATGTGGCAAATTCTTGTATGTCTCGAACCGGGGACAAGACAGTATCGCCCTGTTCCATATTGAGGATTCAACAGGTCATCTTGAAGCGGTAGATTGGCAGGTTACAGGCGGACGTACTCCGCGTAATTTCGCCATTATTGGTGGCAAGCTGCTCGCTGCGAATCAAAATAGTGATATTATTACTTCGTTCTCCATCGACAGTGAGAGTGGCAGATTAATTCCTACAGGGAATGAGCTGAAGATAAAGACACCAGTCTGTATTCAAGCCTTGTAGGCTGGGAATAGGTTATTGTATGTTTCAATATTAGGGGCTATTCCCCGTAATCCAACAAAATAAAAGGCCTTCCAATCAGCTGTACATGTGCTGAGGGGAAGGCCTTAATGGTATAATGGCAAGTTACCTTAAAACATATTTGGAATTCCTAGATCGTAAAAGCCGATGTCATCTAGCATGATTTTATCTCCCTCGTCTTCAAGGTAGAAGGTGATTTCCGTCAGATTCTCAGGCTCTAGCTCGGGTTCTTCCTCTTGAAACTGTTCGAACGGCATCTCATAGGTTTGAAAAACAGCTTCGGATAGATCACCGTACTTTCCATCATTAATCCGTTCTTCAAGCCACGGGAATAGGGTGAACTGAGTTTGTGGCAGTGGAAGAATATCCATTACCTCACTTAGCGGCAAGCGTGCTGAGGTATCATTTTTGTCGGTTAACTCAACCTCTACATTGGGAGGTAAAGGGATACTAACTTCATCTTTGATATCACTATTGAGGTTTGCTAAGGAGAACGTAAGGCCATCTGCACCTGAAAGGGCCATTTCAGTAACAACACTTTCTTTAAGCTTAATGTTGTAATAGGCTTCCTCGTCCTTTTTGGCTGTGCGTTCAAGAACGACACCATAAGTGGCTTTGCTCTTCGATTCACGATCCTTCGCAAGCTCTTCCGACCAGGATAATCCGGATGCTTCTGCTGTTCCGAGATTAACGGTATTCTTGTTGCGGTCCTCGTCAAATGTGGCTACGGGTCGATATCCCCCATCCTGGAATCGATTGTAGTAAGTAGTCTCCGGTAGCCATTTCAGTCCGCTGCGGTAATCCCGGAATAAGCTCTGGTATTCGTCTTTTCCATGTAAAGTGGTCTCCATAAAAGCTGACACGTACACTTTAGCGATTTGCCGCTGCTTGTCTGCTTCCATAATTTGCGCTCGATTTAAAAAGAGGCCAGCAGGTAATGTCTGATCATACGCGCCCCAATCGCTGTTGAATTGACTGTGATTGGCGTCTGCAATATACAGCGAGCTTTTGAAAGCAGAGGACCCTTGGGAATAGGAAGTACGTATATACTGCCGATCACCATAGAAATCATGTACATCCCCATCGCGAGCCCCTTGCAGAGTTAAATAGTTGACATCCTTGAGGCGGGCTTGCTGATCATCAATCGTTTTGTCCGTAGGGGCTAGAGCGACTACAGAGGCTATATTAAAACGATCTACTGCCTTCATAACGGGATCATTTTTGAACCAGCGTTCAGCGTCTGCAGCCATAGCAACAGCTTGTCCTCCGCGGCTATGGCCGAGCAGGGCGGTTTTTGTGAAATCTATTTTTTGATAAAAAGGATTGCTTGGTTCATCCGAGAAAGCTGCGAGCTGTTCCAGATGTTTCAGAATGATCCAGGTCCGTACTTTGAAATCATTGTCCGGAATACCGGACCAAGCAGAATAGTTCAGGAAATTCTCATCCAGGGAAATGGCGATAAACCCTCGGCTGGCCAAGAGTTCACCGAGATAAGCGTACCCTCCGTCAGAGTAATCTTCCATCATATGATTTCCGTGCACCATCAGTACTACCGGATAGGGACCTTCGCCCTCAGGCATCCATACACGGCCGTTTAGTGGAAGTGCACTATAATCGAAGCCCCAGAATAAAGTGCGCAGCTTTGACCAATCCTTAATATAAGCAGAAGCATCTACTGTAGAAGAGAGCATACTTGTATCCTCGCCATATTCCGTACGATGCAAATCCTTACCACTAGCATAGGTGAAGGTCTGATAAGCTAGATTGCCAGGTTGTGCTGGATTTGCGGCAGTCAGTGGAATTACATCAGAATCACTGATATCGATGGGTTCCAAAGTAGGTAGTTCCTGCACTCCGTTTGCCAGAGCAAGCTGGGAAAAAGTCACCGTAATAGTAAGCAGAAGTCCCATAGTTATTCTTTTGCTGCGCAGCAGACCGATGGCTAATCCGCCCAATGCACCTAATACTGATAGTAGAACAGCAATGAGAGCCGCAGCTTCAATCTCAAAATCAGCGTAATATAAGATTAATAGAATAGCTCCAAAATCACTCAATACACAGCCTGCGAATAGTCGTGGGATACGCAGTCCGGTCAACGCGATCAGTACAGCAATGATATTGCTGGCAATGGCCAGCAGAATGGTGCTGGTGCCTGCAGCAAGTGCAATATCTGTTGGCACCCCTAATCCAGTGGGTATGCCTAATATAGCAGTGGTGAAAGCTAAAAAGCAAACGATCCAAAGACCAGCGATTGCTGTCCTCCAGACCGTTGTATCATAACGGTAAGTTCCCCTAATCCTTCGTCTAATTTCTTGAGTCATTCGCCTGTGAAGCCGTGGTCTTATCGGCGCAGGGACGTACTCTAAATCCATACCCATGATTCTCACTCCCGACATTAAGCGGTAATTTCTCTAGACCATAAGCATAGCAATAATATTACTTTATAGCATCAATAACAAGTGGATCTTACAGGAACCCACACCATTGCCTGTATAGCGTGGGATTTGAAAGATTCTCTTTGTCATTGGTTGGAAAAAAAGGTTTGACACGGTTAAAGGGTTTCAGTATTATATCCATATAAACCAACTAAGTAGATAGGAATAATTGAAGAAAGTTCTTACCGTACAGACGGAGGAACGCCTGCATTAGGCTCGCAGACACGTGTCATAGGACCGGTTTGACCTGCCATACGTGGGCTTTCCTCCGTTCTTTTTGTTACCCAACAAGAAAGAAATGATGGCAAGAAAAAACATGGGGGAGTGGAAATGATGAAGAAAAAAATGAATAAAGGGCTTCTTGTAGGATTTAGCTTGTTGCTGACGGCAGGACTTACTGCTGCTTGCGGCGGCAATAACAATAGCGGCAATAGTGCTAGTTCGGCAACGGACACACCAGCAACAACCAACACAGCAGAGGCCACGAATGCTGCTGAAGCTACAAAAGCGCCATCTAAAGATCCGGTAGAACTACTTAACGTGTCCTATGATCCTACTCGTGAGCTATATGAGAATTATAATAAGGCTTTTGCAGCTTACTGGGAGAAAGAAACGGGACAAAAAGTCACGATTAAACAATCTCACGGTGGATCAGGTAAACAAAGCCGTGCTGTGCTTGATGGTCTGGAAGCGGATGTAGTTACGCTAGCCCTTGGTTATGATATTGATGCCTTGCAGGAAAAGGGTCTTATCAATGAAGGGTGGCAAAGTAAATTTGATCATAACAGTTCCCCTTATACTTCGACGATCGTGTTCTTAGTACGCAAAGGGAATCCAAAAGGAATCAAAGATTGGCCGGATTTGCTCAAGGAAGGCGTAGAAGTGATTACACCGAATCCGAAAACATCAGGTGGCGCACGTTGGAACTACTTGGCAGCGTGGGGTTACGCGCTAGACCACAACAATAACGACGAAGCTAAGGCTGAGGAATTTGTGAAAGAACTGTTCAAACATGTTCCGGTGTTGGATACGGGTGCGCGCGGTTCAACGACCACTTTTGTAGAGCGTGGAATTGGCGATGTGCTGATTGCATGGGAGAATGAAGCTTACCTTTCTGTAGAAGAGCTTGGTCCAGATAAATTTGATATCGTAAATCCATCTGAGAGCATTCTGGCTGAACCGCCGGTAGCCATAGTAGATAAGGTTGTGGATAAAAGAAACACGCGTGAAGTGTCCGAGGCTTACTTGAAGTATCTCTATACGGAGGAAGGACAAAAAATCGCGGCTGAGAACTACTACCGTCCAACGCTAGAAAGCGTGAAAGAACAATATAAGGATAAGTTCCCGGAAATAAAGCTCTTCACATTGGCTGATAAATTCGGAACCTGGAAAGAAACGCAAGAGAAGCATTTTAACGATGGCGGGATCTTCGACAAGATCTATGTGCCTGGTGCTAAATAACAAATTAACAAAATGACTTTATATTTTGTTTTAAGAGATTTGTCCCTAGTAAGGGGCTGATCGGCTAACCTGCCGAAGGCGAGAAAGGATGAATAGGGGATGAATGTCACCGCAACTACTACGGCTGCATCGGCGACAACGCGGAGAAAGATACTACCCGGTTTTGGAATAACGATGGGGTACAGCGTGCTTTACCTGAGTCTCGTGGTACTCTTGCCACTTTCAGCGCTGTTATTCAATTCTACTGGGCTGAGCTGGGCGAAATTCTGGGATGTAGCTACCGATCCGCGTGTATTGGCTTCGTATCGTGTCAGCCTGTCTACGGCAGCTGCTGCTGCTTTTGTGGATGCTATTCTAGGTCTTCTGCTGGCTTGGGTACTGGTGCGTTACGAATTTCCCGGCAAAAGAATATTTGATGCGCTGATCGATCTTCCGTTTGCCTTACCGACAGCTGTAGCGGGTGTCTCCTTGACGGCTCTCTATGCTACAAATGGCTGGATCGGGTCGTGGCTTGAGCCGCTTGGATTAAAGGTGGCATTTACTCCTCTTGGCATCACTCTAGCCTTGATGTTCATCGGGATACCGTTCGTCGTGCGAACGGTACAGCCGGTGCTGGAGGATTTGGACCGAGATATGGAGGAAGCCTCGGCAACCCTCGGCGCAGGCCGCTGGAGAACCTTTCGTTCAGTAGTAATGCCCGAGCTGTTTCCGCCGCTGTTAACAGGCTTTGCTTTGGCATTTGCCCGTGGTATTGGTGAATTCGGCTCCGTCGTGTTCATCTCCGGTAATATGCCAATGAGGACGGAGATAGCGCCTTTGCTTATTATGTCCAAACTGGAGCAATATGATTACGCTGGTGCTACCGCCGTCGCGTTGCTCCTGCTTCTCATTTCCTTCTTAATGCTGTTAGTCATTAACACGCTCCAGCGTTGGGTTCGTAAGACTTCTCGTTAAATCTTTAGGTTTTTACTCTCTATATTGCAAGTATTTAATTTGGAAGTTTTGTTTTGCTGAGCGATTCTTAGCGAAGCTACACCCTAACAGGTAAATGACGACTTTATTTTACGAAGCATACTTGCTTCCATAAAATGCAGAACCCTCCGTTAGATAAAGTACTCGAAGAGTAATCTGGGTGTTGGAGGAGCGATAGCGATCTCGAAGTTTTGAACCAGATAACTGGTAAAAAAGGAACGGAGAGGAATATTGGAACTGTAGAAGCGTTAGCGTTCGCCTTTATCCTCGGATTTCTACCGCGAGGAGCGGTTCAAATCAGGAAATCTGAGGATAACAGCGATCGGAAGTCCAATATTCCTTGGAAGTGACCCATTACCAGTAATCTTGTTTGAACGATTCCAGCCGCCCGATAACTCCCAAATTCACTCGAAGACACTTCATATTTCCCGTTGTTCGGCATTTTTCAGAAGCTAATCATGCTTTCGTAAAACCCTTTAAAGGAGGAATAACTTGTGGCAGGCACCATCCCACTCCAAGCCCCCCGGCTACAGAAGAATACGTCCTCACCAGCGACAACGGAAACCAAGGCTGTAAAATGGGTGTTGATAGGAGCTGCTGGACTAGTCCTTTTTTGGCTGATTGCTCTGCCTTTGATTGTCGTGCTGACAGAGGCGCTCAAAAAGGGCTGGGACGTATATATAGCTGCACTGACGGATCCAGATGCCCGTTCCGCGCTTCGGCTGACGTTGCTTGTTGCAGCGATCACTGTGCCACTGAACACCTTCTTTGGTGTAGCGGCTGCGTGGGCAG contains the following coding sequences:
- a CDS encoding lactonase family protein; the protein is MERPNEVLFYVGTYNPEGEEAILLCSLSPSSGEMKILEGTKGIENPSFLAVNSTGSVLYAVSEKDEGEVYAYAIDPVTKALSPLGSRPTEGGAPCYVSISPKQDYIFVSNYSGGNANVFPVNEDGSLQVMSDQVKHVGSGVREDRQEAPHPHSVIPDASGQHILVCDLGLDQVLIYRHEEGKLSKHREIDLPPGSGPRHLAVHPSGQWIYLANELNCTVTVFANEEQNGNLSILQHVSTLPEQYNAGSDDTASDIHVSPCGKFLYVSNRGQDSIALFHIEDSTGHLEAVDWQVTGGRTPRNFAIIGGKLLAANQNSDIITSFSIDSESGRLIPTGNELKIKTPVCIQAL
- a CDS encoding alpha/beta hydrolase; this encodes MGMDLEYVPAPIRPRLHRRMTQEIRRRIRGTYRYDTTVWRTAIAGLWIVCFLAFTTAILGIPTGLGVPTDIALAAGTSTILLAIASNIIAVLIALTGLRIPRLFAGCVLSDFGAILLILYYADFEIEAAALIAVLLSVLGALGGLAIGLLRSKRITMGLLLTITVTFSQLALANGVQELPTLEPIDISDSDVIPLTAANPAQPGNLAYQTFTYASGKDLHRTEYGEDTSMLSSTVDASAYIKDWSKLRTLFWGFDYSALPLNGRVWMPEGEGPYPVVLMVHGNHMMEDYSDGGYAYLGELLASRGFIAISLDENFLNYSAWSGIPDNDFKVRTWIILKHLEQLAAFSDEPSNPFYQKIDFTKTALLGHSRGGQAVAMAADAERWFKNDPVMKAVDRFNIASVVALAPTDKTIDDQQARLKDVNYLTLQGARDGDVHDFYGDRQYIRTSYSQGSSAFKSSLYIADANHSQFNSDWGAYDQTLPAGLFLNRAQIMEADKQRQIAKVYVSAFMETTLHGKDEYQSLFRDYRSGLKWLPETTYYNRFQDGGYRPVATFDEDRNKNTVNLGTAEASGLSWSEELAKDRESKSKATYGVVLERTAKKDEEAYYNIKLKESVVTEMALSGADGLTFSLANLNSDIKDEVSIPLPPNVEVELTDKNDTSARLPLSEVMDILPLPQTQFTLFPWLEERINDGKYGDLSEAVFQTYEMPFEQFQEEEPELEPENLTEITFYLEDEGDKIMLDDIGFYDLGIPNMF
- a CDS encoding sulfate ABC transporter substrate-binding protein produces the protein MKKKMNKGLLVGFSLLLTAGLTAACGGNNNSGNSASSATDTPATTNTAEATNAAEATKAPSKDPVELLNVSYDPTRELYENYNKAFAAYWEKETGQKVTIKQSHGGSGKQSRAVLDGLEADVVTLALGYDIDALQEKGLINEGWQSKFDHNSSPYTSTIVFLVRKGNPKGIKDWPDLLKEGVEVITPNPKTSGGARWNYLAAWGYALDHNNNDEAKAEEFVKELFKHVPVLDTGARGSTTTFVERGIGDVLIAWENEAYLSVEELGPDKFDIVNPSESILAEPPVAIVDKVVDKRNTREVSEAYLKYLYTEEGQKIAAENYYRPTLESVKEQYKDKFPEIKLFTLADKFGTWKETQEKHFNDGGIFDKIYVPGAK
- the cysT gene encoding sulfate ABC transporter permease subunit CysT: MNVTATTTAASATTRRKILPGFGITMGYSVLYLSLVVLLPLSALLFNSTGLSWAKFWDVATDPRVLASYRVSLSTAAAAAFVDAILGLLLAWVLVRYEFPGKRIFDALIDLPFALPTAVAGVSLTALYATNGWIGSWLEPLGLKVAFTPLGITLALMFIGIPFVVRTVQPVLEDLDRDMEEASATLGAGRWRTFRSVVMPELFPPLLTGFALAFARGIGEFGSVVFISGNMPMRTEIAPLLIMSKLEQYDYAGATAVALLLLLISFLMLLVINTLQRWVRKTSR